The genomic DNA AAGAGAAGAGTAGTTAAGAAAGAATACGTACAGAGAGCTCTGGTAGCTGAGAAAGAGCGGTATACATCTTAACGAAAAAAGACTTGGAGCTGCGCAAGGAACTAATTTATTTAGGGATGGTGCGACGGGTTCTCCCGTTATAGAGATAGGGTATAAGCATATTTTGCCGTACCTGAAGAGGTTAGTATGGTGACATATTAACAAACTGAGGTGGTACCGCGAAGCTAACAACTCTCGTCCTCAAGATGAATAATCTTGGGGGTGAGAGTTTTTTTGTTGCATAAAACTGGAAATTAGAAAACAAAAAAATAATTGAGGTGAGTAATATATGCATTGGGCGTATGAAGTAGCACATGAATTAATTAGGAAACATCCAAATAAAGAAACGTTTGTTTGTGCATCTGGAATTAGTCCGTCAGGTTCTGTTCATATTGGGAACTTTCGTGAAATCGTAACGACTTATTTCGTAGTAAGAGCACTTCAAGATTTAGGGAAAAAGACTCGTTTTATATTTTCGTGGGATGATTATGATAGGTTTAGAAAAGTTCCAAAAAATATTGATCCATCTTTTGCAAAGTATATTGGTATGCCATACTGTGATATTCCAGATCCGTATGGATGTCATAACTCGTATGCGGAGCATTTTGAAAAAGAGTTTGAAAAATCGCTTCAAGCATTTGGAATTGAAGTAGAATTTATTTATCAACATGATGAATATAGAAGCGGAAGATATAACGAAAATATATTAGAGACCTTGTATAAACGAAAAGAAATATATGATATTTTAATGGGTTTTAAAACTGGAGAGTGTAGTGAAGAAGAGCGAGAGAGCTTTTATCCAGCTACATTATATTGTGAGAGATGCGGAAAAGATACAACAACTATTACACATTTTGATGAAGTATTAAAAACAATCCGGTATGAATGTGAATGCGGAAATGAAAAAGAGTTATCCGTATTAAATACAAATAAAATGAAACTAAATTGGAAAATCGATTGGCCGATGAGATGGATGATAGAGGAGGTTGTTTTTGAGCCGGGTGGCAGAGACCATTCAGCAGAAACGGGTAGTTATAATGTATCAAAAGAAATTGCAAGGAAAATATTCAATCGTGAAGCTCCTCATTATGTTGCTTATGATTTTATTGGAATTAAAGGCAATCATGAAAAAATGTCTAGTTCTTCAGGAAATAGTATTACACCTAGTGAGTTGTTAAAAGTGTATTTACCAGAAGTAATTCTGTTTATGTTTGCAAAATATAGACCAAACGCAGCTTTTCATATCGGTCTTGATGAAGATGTGATTCGCAATTATACAGAATATGAGCGATTGAAAGATAGTTATGAAAATAAAACGCTCAAAAATGAAGATTTACTTGATGCAATTAAACTTTCTAGAGTTACTATCGGGTTTAAAGGATATCCGAAATTTAATCAAGTAGCAGGAACGTTACCATTATTAAATTTTGATTCAACTATTTTACAGGGGATATTAAAGAAAATAGATAGGAGCTATGCATTAGATGAAATGAGAGCGGTGAGTAATCGCACAGAGTATTGGATAAGAAATTTTCAATCTGAAAAATTAATTGCGGTAAATCAAGAGAGAAATACAGAGTTTTACAACACATTGGATGAAAGACAGAAAGAATGGTTAGTAGAAGTTTGCGATATACTTCGTTCTAACAAAGATTACTCTCACTTAATGGAGCAATTATATGCGATTTGTCATCATGAAAATAAAAAAATAATGAAAGAAAATCAAAAACAATTATTCACTATTATATATAAGCTCATTATGAATCAATCAAATGGTCCTCGTATACCATTATTAATACATGTAGTAGGCATAGAAAATTTCATCACACTATTAGATTTCTAAAACACAGTTAAAAGCAACGCAAGTACCAAAATTTCTAAGTACTTGCGTTGCAAATTTTACTATCGTGAATACATTTTCGGACATTCATCACCACTTGGTTCATAAAAACAATGGCTTTTAAACTGTCCTACAAATGGCTGATTATACCATTCAGGCGGACAAGCTCCAACTGGACGGAAATACCAAAGAGCCCATCGTGCAGGCCAGCGCCATTGACCTTGTAAAACTTTTCGTGCGATTTCTTTTTCTGATTCACGAGCGCGTTGATAAAAATATCCATATTGTACTGCTTCAAATCCGCCGGGGCTTTGATATACAGCGTCTCGTACGGTACGGAGTTGTTTAAAATCTAAGCAATCACAAAATACACGGTTTACTACAACGCATCCAACTAACTCCTCACCTTGGCGACCTTCGCCTTCAGCTTCAGCACGAATTAATCGAGCTAGTAAATCAACATCACTTTCGTTGTATGGAATAAGGGGCATAGTGATACCACCTTTCTGTTATAGTAAAGAGTGTATGTTATAAAACAATCTGCGTGCTTTTTTACATGAAAATAACATTTAATTTTAAGAGGAGCTTGTATAAAAAAAGCTAATTAGTAATAGTAGATAAATATAAAAGGGAGAGGTATTATGTATCGAATTCATAAAGACCATATCATTTACTCAATGTCACCAGAAAATAAGCCGTGTATGGAAGTAGAAATTGGGAGCAGTCTTGTATTTG from Bacillus cereus G9842 includes the following:
- the lysS gene encoding lysine--tRNA ligase — its product is MHWAYEVAHELIRKHPNKETFVCASGISPSGSVHIGNFREIVTTYFVVRALQDLGKKTRFIFSWDDYDRFRKVPKNIDPSFAKYIGMPYCDIPDPYGCHNSYAEHFEKEFEKSLQAFGIEVEFIYQHDEYRSGRYNENILETLYKRKEIYDILMGFKTGECSEEERESFYPATLYCERCGKDTTTITHFDEVLKTIRYECECGNEKELSVLNTNKMKLNWKIDWPMRWMIEEVVFEPGGRDHSAETGSYNVSKEIARKIFNREAPHYVAYDFIGIKGNHEKMSSSSGNSITPSELLKVYLPEVILFMFAKYRPNAAFHIGLDEDVIRNYTEYERLKDSYENKTLKNEDLLDAIKLSRVTIGFKGYPKFNQVAGTLPLLNFDSTILQGILKKIDRSYALDEMRAVSNRTEYWIRNFQSEKLIAVNQERNTEFYNTLDERQKEWLVEVCDILRSNKDYSHLMEQLYAICHHENKKIMKENQKQLFTIIYKLIMNQSNGPRIPLLIHVVGIENFITLLDF
- a CDS encoding cell wall hydrolase yields the protein MPLIPYNESDVDLLARLIRAEAEGEGRQGEELVGCVVVNRVFCDCLDFKQLRTVRDAVYQSPGGFEAVQYGYFYQRARESEKEIARKVLQGQWRWPARWALWYFRPVGACPPEWYNQPFVGQFKSHCFYEPSGDECPKMYSR